TAAATATATCATCATAATTAACGAACCAACTATATTTACCACTGAACTCATAAGTTGTATGATGGATTGAGATATAGTAACGCTTATATTATCCACATCATTGGTTAGTCTACTCATAAGTTCTCCATGGGTATGGGTATCAAAAAATACAAGGGATAATTTTTGAAGTTTGCTAAATATACTTTCCCTTATGTTATAAACAACCCTCTGAGATAACCCAGCAACCATATATTCTTGCAAAAAAATTAATAAGCTGTTTAACATATATATGGATATTAATAATATGATAATTTTTTTCAATTTGACAAATTCAACAAAACCTTTCCCAGGAAATATAAAATCTACAGCTTTCCCAATGAGAAAAGGAGCTGTTAAATTTAATAATCCTGATACTATCACTAACATAAATACAATAAAAAGTTTAAATTTTTCATATTTAAAATATTCCCAAAGTCTTTTTAATGTATGCTTCATATCTTTAGGCTTCTCTACGGGAACTATTGCTCTTCTACCCCCAGAAATTCCTGCAGGTCTTTTAGAATTATGTTTATGACCCAATGTTTAAACCCTCCTCTCCAATCTGAGAACGATATATATCTGAATAAATTTTTGAACTATTTAAAAGTTCATTATGTTTTCCAATATTGACTATTTTCCCCTTATCCATCACTAAAATTTTATCTGCATCCATTACAGATGTAATCCTTTGAGCTATCATTATAACAGTAGTATCTTCAAGATGCTCTTTTAAACCTTTCTTTATCTTCTTTTCTGTAATCATATCTACTGCAGAAGTACTGTCATCTAGTATTAAAAATTTAGCTTTTCTTACCAAAGCTCGTGCTATAGCTATGCGCTGTTTTTGCCCTCCTGACAAATTTACTCCTCCTTGCCCCAAATAAGTGTCGTATCCTTCATTAAAAGATATTATGAAATCATGAGCTTGGGCAATCTTAGCTGCTTTTATTATCTCTTCCTCTGTAGCATCTTCCTTACCCCATTTTATATTTTCTTTTATGGTACCTGTAAATAACAATATATTTTGAGGAACTATAGCTATACTTTCTCTTAATTCTCTAATTTCTAGATCTTTAATATCTATACCATCTATTTTTATAACTCCTTTTGATGGATCATATAATCTAGGTATTAAATTTATCAAAGTACTTTTTCCTGAACCTGTAGAACCTATAATAGCTAAAAATTCCCCTGAATTTATAGAAAAATTTATATCTTCTAACACATATCTGCTATTTTCATGGTATTTAAAATATACATTTGCAAACTCTAAATTACCTTCTACTTTATCTAAAGAAATAGGATTTTCCTTCACCACTATAGGATTTTCTATACTAAATATTTCCCCTATTCTTTCAGCAGAAGCTTTAGCTCTAACATACATATTAAATATTCTTATAACCATTACAAGAGAAAATAAAAGTTGAGTCATATAGTTTATTAGAGCTATTATTTTCCCTACTTCTAAGTTTCCTGCATTAACCCTTATTCCTCCTATCCATAAAATCAATACAATACCAATATTTACTATTAAGGATACTATAGGGCTAAATAATGCTAATTTTCTTATTCCTTCTGTTGTCACATCTTTTAATTCTTCATTCACCTTTTTAAATCTAGCTTCTTCATATTTAAATCTATTAAAGGCTTTAACCACCCTTATCCCTGATAAATATTCTCTTATAACTCCATTAACCTTATCTATGGCTTTTTGAATATTTACAAATATGGGATAAGAAACTTTAAGATTTATGAATACTACAATACCAACTATTGGAATAATTCCCAATAATATAAGCCCCATTTTAAAATCCAATATAAATGCCATTATTACAGAACCTATACCCAATATAGGTGCTTTTACAAATACCCTCATAAGTCCATGAGCAAAGTTTTGCATTTGATTTACATCATTAGTAAGTCTTGTAATCAATGTGGCATCTTGAATTTCATTTATATCTTCAAGGGATAATCTTTGTATCTTTATATACAAATCTTCTCGTAAATCTGCACCAAAATTTTGAGATACTTTAGAGGATTTTATATTCCTAGTGACTGCAAATATTGCTCCTAAAAATGTTATAAAAAGCATTAATCCCCCTAACTTAAATACATAATTTATATCCCTATTTTTTACACCAACATCTACTATCTTTGACATAATAGTAGGTTGGATTAAATCCACCACAGCTTCAAGAATTAAAAAAATCAACGCTGTTATAAACTGTACTTTATATCTTTGTATATATTTTTTTAAATAAGCTAAATTCATATGTATTTTCCTTTCTAAATTTTAAAAATTATATTTTAATTATATCACATTAATAAACTATTTCGAGTTCCTAATTTTAAATTTTTTACTTATTCAATTTATTAAAACAAAAGTATTTAACATAATTTTTAGAAAGATATTAATATTTTTTTAACAATGTGATATAATTTATATGAGGTATATACCATAAAAGAGGAGGGATACCATGACAACTAATCATGTTGAAGAATTAAAATGCTTGCAAGAATCCTATGGGAATTTGTCCAAAAATTGTCCTGATGTTATGAAAGCTTTTGGTGCACTTCATGATGCAAGTACAAAAGATGGAGCACTATCATTAAAAACTAAAGAACTAATTGCTTTAGGAATTGCTATTGTAGTTAAATGTACAGGATGCATACAAAGCCACGTAAAAACTGCTATTGACGCTGGAGCTACTCGTGAAGAAATAGCTGAAACTGTGGGTGTTGCTATTCTAATGGGTGGAGGACCTGGAACTGTTTATGGTGCTATGGCTTTAGATGCTATGGAACAATATTTAGCTGAAAATAATAAATAATCCATTGAACAAACTTTATCTCTATTATTAAAGCTCTCCCACTTAAATAAGTGGGAGAGCTTTAATAATTAACTTTACTATTACTATTCTAAATAAGAATCTATATCCATATTTTCAATAATAGCCTTTCTTAATTTACCCATATCCTTTATATCTCCAAATAATATACCACCAGTAATTTTCCCATCAGTTGTAAATATCTTATGATGTATGTTTCCATTATCTTCTTTGTGTTCATAAACTTTATCATATTCATCTACATTTCCCATTGAAAATATGTTTATATCATCTCCTAAACGTAATGTAGTAAATGGTTTAGCTTCAGTATGTTCTACAATTTTCCCTGCCATATTGCTGCCAGCAACTTTACCTTGTTCATTGCTAGACGTCCAAAGTCCTATTATTCTTCCATCTACTTCTGCCACATCTCCTGCAGCATATATATTATCAATATTTGTTTTAAATTTATTGTCTACTATTATACCTCTATTAAATTTAATTGGAGTATCCCTTACTATATCAATATTAGGAACTATTCCTGTAGAAAATAGTACTCCATCTGCTTTTATATGTTCTCCATTATCTAATTTTATGCCATCTGCTTTAGCTTTTCCAAGTATCTCCTCAGTATTGGAATTTAAGTAAATATTTATACCATTTTCAATTAATTTTTCTTCTAATTTTTTACTAATTTCTTCATCTAGCTGTTTATTCATCAAATAAGAACTTCTTACAACTAATGATATATTTTTTCCTAAAATATTTAAATGCCAAGCTGCCTCTAAGGATAAAGGTCCTCCCCCTATTATAACTATGTCTTTACATTCATCAAAATAGGATTTAATATATTTTAAATCCTCAAGAGTTCTTAAAGCCAATACTCCCTGTTTAAATTTACCTGGGATTGGTGGAATAAAAGGTCTGCTTCCCATTGCTAATAATAGTTTTTCATATTTTATTGTACTTCCATCATCTAATTTTACTTCGTTTTTATCTACATCTAAACTTTCAACTATCATATTCAACAATACTTTAATATTTTTTTCTTTATACCAATCTTCACTATTTACTAAAAGCTCTTCGTCTTTAAAATCCTTACTTAAGTATTCTGTTAATTTAAGTCTATAATAAGTTAAATAAGGTTCATTGGTAATCATCATCATGCTACCTTTATCATCTATTTTTCTTATCTCCCTAGCAGCAGAGAGCCCTGCAATACCATTTCCTATTATTAAATATTTTACATTATCCATCTAGTTTGTCCCTCCTATTTATACACTTTAATACACTTCATATGACTTATACCCACATTGTTTATAACTTATCATGTTTTTTAAATAATATGTAAAAAAGAAAGGGGAAATTAGGCACTTGTACTTGTAGTGGTAATCTTTCCATCTACTTTGTACAGATCTTTAATTTTTAAAGTAGGATTTTTTATGCCATATTCTTTTAATATATGTTTAAACGTATCAAATTCTTTTCTAGCTACAACAACTTCTATCTTGTATCGTTTATTACCATTATTTCCCCTTCCAGAATAGTTATTCACTGTGTATCCTACTTCTCTTAGTCTATCAGCTAATTGAATCATCTTATGTTTATTATTTAAAAACAAATCTATCTCCAATACACCAAGGGCCAAACGATCTTCTAATTTATCCCCTATAAAAACTCCTACGGATCTACCCAAGGCATATGAAATTATAAATTGAATGCCATCGCCACTAGTTACTTTACTAACTATGGTTGCAAATATTATAGCATCTACAAACACTAACAAATATACTGGCTTCATAATCTTTTTAGACATAAATATGGTTTTCAATGTAGATAAAACATTTGTAAATGCAGTTATTACAAATAAAACAATTAGCGAAATTATCATTTCTTTTGTCATTATAACACCTCCTCGAATTTAATTTTATGAAATAAAAAACTAACACAAATCCGCCTGTGTTAGCAAATAGTCTTAATATAAATTTTAATTTACTTCTTTTGGAAAATTTAAAATTGAATATTAATAAAGACTTGGTTTTTATTGCATCAACAATTTTTATATTATATCATATGTTATATTGTTTTGCAAATATTAAGAGAAAAATGGATAGGACTTTATGTAAAGTCCTATCCATTTGTTTTTTATTAACCTATAGTCGTACCGCCACCAGTTAAACCAGATTTAACTTGTTGAATATCATTAGAATTAGCTGGAGGTGCTGGTTTATAATATCCTTTTTGTTCAGCAATTTGAAATAATTGATATTGTAATTGTTCTGCCTCATTTCTCAATTGCTGTAAAGTACTTCTTAGTTGTTGATTTGCACATTCAGTTATGGCTTTTGTATAGCTGTCTATACTAGCCTTAGTCCCAGTTAATATATCGCTTACCATATCCTTCTCTTGCATAATATTCCCTCCTATTTTAATGAATTTAATAAATTAGTCGCAGTCGTTTGAGCATCTTGACTTGATTGTTTAAATAATTGTTTTATTTGTTGATCCTGACATTGATTAGCGTAACAATCAAATTTACTTGCCATAGTTTGGTGATTTCCAATTATCTCTCTAAGATGTTGTAACTCCATTTGATTTATATTTCCTAAATTGATGGAATTTTTTAATGCCATAATATGTCTCCTTTCGTATAGATTATTAATTAACTACATTTATATTTTGGCATTATACTTATGGATTTATTCATGGTAAAAAGCTCATAAATATTCTCAAAAAATAAGGATATACTATTTTTATATGGGAGGTGATTATTTTGAAAAATAAAATTGTAGTAGAAAATACTTTAACACCTTATATAGAGTATCTAAAATCCTGTGGCTATGATGTACACACTTTATATAGAAATGATAATATAAATAATATTATGTCTGATGAATATAAAGCTATTATAGTTTCTGGATTAGATGTACTAGGTACTAGAGATGCTAACTATAAAAATCCTCCAATACCCATAATAGAGGCAAAAGGTTTTACTCCTGAAGAAATCCATAATATGCTAGAAAATAGATATAGTTAACCTCTATTTTTTAAACCCTTGACAAAAAAAGATAATCTATATATAATTGATATCAATACGAAAATAAATAACATGCTCTTATCAAGAGTGGTGGAGGGACTGGCCCTATGAAACCCGGCAACCTGTTACTACAAGGTGCCAAATCCAGCGGTATAAACCGAAAGATAAGAGAGGATAAAGCCTCTTTCTTTCGAAGAGGTTTTTTTATTTAAAATATTACATTATAAATCAATTATAAAGGAGGTCAGCAATTGATTGAAATTAAAAATCTATCTAAAAAATTTACAACTGGAAATAATGAAATATGGGCAATAAAAGATGTTAACCTACATATCGAAAAGGGTGAAATATTTGGAATTATAGGTTTAAGTGGTGCTGGAAAATCTACTTTGATTAGATGCTTGAATAGATTAGAAGAACCTACTAATGGTCAAATTATCATAGATGGTGTAGATATAACAAATTTAAATAAAAGTAAACTTAGAAATATTAGAAAAAAAATAGGAATGATATTTCAGCATTTCAACTTATTATCTCAAAAAACTGTATTTCAAAATATAGCATTCCCATTGGAATTAGAAAAACAAGATAAACAAATAATAAAAACCAAAGTAAATAAACTTTTAGATTTTGTTGAACTAACAGATAAAAAGGATGCTTATCCTTCTGAATTAAGTGGCGGTCAAAAGCAAAGAGTGGCCATTGCAAGAGCACTAGTCAACAATCCTAAAATATTATTAAGTGATGAAGCCACCTCTGCATTAGATCCCCAAACTACTGATTCCATATTAAAACTACTGAAAAGAATTAGAGATGAATTTGGATTAACAATTGTACTCATCACCCATCAAATGGAAGTAGTTAAGGATATATGTGATAAGGTAGCAGTCATGGAAAATGGTAAGATTATCGAAACCAATACTGCCATAGAACTTTTTAGAAACCCAAAGACTAAAACAGCTAAATCCTTTATAAATAGCCTACATTCTAATATTGAAGATGAACTTATATATAAAGAAAACTTTGATGGTAAAATTATAAGATTAAGTTTTTTAGGCGAAAGTGCCAAAAAACCAATAGTATCAAAAATGATTAAACAATTTGATATCGAAGCTAATATATTGTCAGGTAATATAAATAATCTAGTAAGTACCAGTGTTGGACATCTAATACTTGAATTATCCGGAAATGATAATGAAATACAAAAAGCCATAAATTTCCTAAATGAACAAAACGTAAACGTGGAGGTGATATAATGGCTAAACTAATTATTCCTTCATTGCTAGAAACATTATATATGGTATTTTTCTCTACTATATTTTCATTGGCTTTGGGTTTCCCATTAGGAATATTATTGGTTATAACTGAAAAGGATGGCATATGGGAAAAACCAGCTTTTTATAAGATATTAGATGGTATCATAAATGTTCTACGTTCTTTTCCTTTTTTAATACTAATGATTCTACTATTTCCATTATCTAGAATCATCGTTGGAAAAACCATTGGTACCACAGCAACTATAGTACCTTTATCCATTGCTGCAGCACCTTTTGTAGCGAGAGTTATAGAAAGTTCTTTAAAAGAAGTAGATAAAGGAGTAATTGAATTAAGCCTATCTATGGGAGCCACTGTACCACAAATTATATTTAAAGTACTAATCCCTGAGGCTATGCCCTCTTTAATATTAGGTATAACCTTAACCATAATAAATATTATAGGTTATTCCGCTATGGCTGGAGCTATTGGTGGTGGTGGATTAGGAGATTTAGCTATTAGATATGGATTATATGGGTTTAAAACAGATATAATGATAACTTCTGTTGTAGTAATAATTTTATTAGTACAAGGTATACAATTTTTAGGCAACAGATTAGCTACAATGATAAATAAGAAATAAAACAAGGGGGAATTAAATTGAAAAAATTTATATCAATTATCGGGATACTCATTTTGTCTTTAAGCTTATTAACTGCTTGTAATCGAAAAAATGTTGATGAAAATTTAATTAGAATAGGGGTTTCTCCAAAGCCCCATAGAGAAATAATTGAATTAGTTAAAGAAGACTTAGAAAAAGAAGGCATAAAAATAGAAATTATAGAGTTCACTGATTATATAAAACCAAACTTAGCACTAGCAGAAGGAGAATTAGATGCTAATTTCTTTCAACATGAACCTTATATGAAAGAATTTAGAGAAGAAAAAAATATTGATATTATATCTATTGGTGGAGTTCACATAGAACCTATGGGGCTTTACTCATCAAAATATGATAGTATAGACGAATTAAAAGATGGTAGTGAAATAGCTATACCTAATGATCCTACTAATGGCGGTAGAGCATTATTATTACTTGAAAAACATGGCTTAATTAAATTAAAAAACAATGATAGTATATTAGTCACAGAAAATGATATTGAAGAAAATCCTAAAAATTTGAAGATTACTCCTTTAGAAGCTGCATCTCTTCCAAGAATACTAAAGGATGTAGACGGTGCTGTAATAAATGGCAATTATGCTTTAGAAGCAGGTCTTATTCCAACTAGAGATGCTCTTATTATAGAGGATAAGGATTCACCTTATGCAAATATTATAGCCATAAGAAAAGGAGAAGAAAATCAAGAAAGATTCATTAAGCTAATGGAAGCACTAAGAAGCGATAAAGTTCGAGCTTTCATTGAAAAAGAATATGAAGGAGGAGTTATACCAGCTTTTTAATAAACTTATATAAGGCGGACTTTTATCCGCCTTATGTTTTATTTAAAATCAGCTATTCCCTAAGTATATAACCCCTATCATAAGCATCTTCTATCATGTTTTTAGTAAAATTCCACAATATATTCGAAGATTCCTTTAATGGAGCAATTCTTTTGTATATATCCTTTTTTGATACATTAAACTTTTTCCAAGTTCCTCCATCTGAAAAATAATTGTTTAAAAAAGGTTGTAATCTATCCATAGAAGCTGCAAACAATGCTTCATTGGTCTTCATCTCCTCAAATTCTTCCCAAAGTTTTCTTAATTCTCTACCTTTATCTTCATCTAACATTCCAAAAATTTTATAAGCAGCCTTAGTTTCTCTTTCCTTTTTATCTTTATTTCCCTCTACATCATAACAAAAAGTGTCTCCTGCATATATTTCTACCAAATCATGAATTAACAACATTTTTATTACTTTGCATACATCTATTTCTTCATTGGCATATTCAGACAGTATCATTGCCATCACAGAAATATGCCATGAATGTTCTGCATCATTCTCCCTTTTTGATTTATCAATCAATGTAGTTTGTCTTAAAATAGTTTTCATCTTATCCAATTCTACAATAAATTCTATATCTTTCAATAATCTATCATTATTCAAAATATCATCTCCCTATAATTTTATTAAATATATTATTACCATATTAGTGTAACATATTTTTATAAATTGCGTAAATAATAAATAAAAGGAGGGATTTTTGTGGATAATAAAAATTGTAAGCAAAAACCCATTATTAAAACTAATATAGGCTACCAAATGTATAGAGAACCTAAAAATTTAAATACAACCACCGATGCTTTTTATAATGTAGAAAAAAGAAAACCTAATACCAATGTAGCTATTCCTACATTAGATGCTATTATTGAAGCTAAGGAATGGGTAGATGATATCAATAGAAAATGATATTGAGAAAAACAGTAAAAACAGTGTGGTAAATTCATCCACACTGTTTCCAAGTTTACTTGAGTCACTTTTTACAAAATCTATTAATGATTTTGTTTATAGACTTCTAATTTTATTTAAAATCATCCTTTGCTCAACAGAAGCAACTAACCTTCTAGTATAAGCCACTGTATCTGGATTTACACTTATACTATCTATACCTTCTTGAACTAAAAACTCTGCAAATTCTGGGTATTGAGAAGGTCCTTGCCCACATATGGATATGGTCTTTCCATATTTATGTGCTGCTTTTATTAATATAGATATGGCTCTTTTAACTGCTTCATTTCTTTCATCAAAATATCCCATATTATTTAAAATACCCGAATCTCTATCTGCACCCATTATCAACTGAGTTAAATCATTGCTTCCAATACTGAATCCATCTACCATTTGAGCAAACTCTTCGGCTTCAAATACAACTGAAGGCACTTCTGCCATTATCCATATTTTAAAGTTGTTATCTTGTACCAATCCCTCTTCAGCCATTATTTCTTTAACCTTTTCAAGCTCCCATGTAGTCCTAACAAAAGGAAGCATAGCCCATACATTAGTTAAGCCATATTCTTCCCTTACTTTTTTCAAAGCTCTACATTCTAGCCTAAATCCTTCTTCATAATCAGGAGAAATATAACGAGAAACTCCTCTCCAGCCTATCATTGGATT
This portion of the Keratinibaculum paraultunense genome encodes:
- a CDS encoding ABC transporter ATP-binding protein, translated to MNLAYLKKYIQRYKVQFITALIFLILEAVVDLIQPTIMSKIVDVGVKNRDINYVFKLGGLMLFITFLGAIFAVTRNIKSSKVSQNFGADLREDLYIKIQRLSLEDINEIQDATLITRLTNDVNQMQNFAHGLMRVFVKAPILGIGSVIMAFILDFKMGLILLGIIPIVGIVVFINLKVSYPIFVNIQKAIDKVNGVIREYLSGIRVVKAFNRFKYEEARFKKVNEELKDVTTEGIRKLALFSPIVSLIVNIGIVLILWIGGIRVNAGNLEVGKIIALINYMTQLLFSLVMVIRIFNMYVRAKASAERIGEIFSIENPIVVKENPISLDKVEGNLEFANVYFKYHENSRYVLEDINFSINSGEFLAIIGSTGSGKSTLINLIPRLYDPSKGVIKIDGIDIKDLEIRELRESIAIVPQNILLFTGTIKENIKWGKEDATEEEIIKAAKIAQAHDFIISFNEGYDTYLGQGGVNLSGGQKQRIAIARALVRKAKFLILDDSTSAVDMITEKKIKKGLKEHLEDTTVIMIAQRITSVMDADKILVMDKGKIVNIGKHNELLNSSKIYSDIYRSQIGEEGLNIGS
- a CDS encoding carboxymuconolactone decarboxylase family protein; this translates as MTTNHVEELKCLQESYGNLSKNCPDVMKAFGALHDASTKDGALSLKTKELIALGIAIVVKCTGCIQSHVKTAIDAGATREEIAETVGVAILMGGGPGTVYGAMALDAMEQYLAENNK
- a CDS encoding NAD(P)/FAD-dependent oxidoreductase; its protein translation is MDNVKYLIIGNGIAGLSAAREIRKIDDKGSMMMITNEPYLTYYRLKLTEYLSKDFKDEELLVNSEDWYKEKNIKVLLNMIVESLDVDKNEVKLDDGSTIKYEKLLLAMGSRPFIPPIPGKFKQGVLALRTLEDLKYIKSYFDECKDIVIIGGGPLSLEAAWHLNILGKNISLVVRSSYLMNKQLDEEISKKLEEKLIENGINIYLNSNTEEILGKAKADGIKLDNGEHIKADGVLFSTGIVPNIDIVRDTPIKFNRGIIVDNKFKTNIDNIYAAGDVAEVDGRIIGLWTSSNEQGKVAGSNMAGKIVEHTEAKPFTTLRLGDDINIFSMGNVDEYDKVYEHKEDNGNIHHKIFTTDGKITGGILFGDIKDMGKLRKAIIENMDIDSYLE
- a CDS encoding DUF5698 domain-containing protein yields the protein MTKEMIISLIVLFVITAFTNVLSTLKTIFMSKKIMKPVYLLVFVDAIIFATIVSKVTSGDGIQFIISYALGRSVGVFIGDKLEDRLALGVLEIDLFLNNKHKMIQLADRLREVGYTVNNYSGRGNNGNKRYKIEVVVARKEFDTFKHILKEYGIKNPTLKIKDLYKVDGKITTTSTSA
- a CDS encoding spore coat protein, producing the protein MQEKDMVSDILTGTKASIDSYTKAITECANQQLRSTLQQLRNEAEQLQYQLFQIAEQKGYYKPAPPANSNDIQQVKSGLTGGGTTIG
- a CDS encoding YkuS family protein, whose protein sequence is MKNKIVVENTLTPYIEYLKSCGYDVHTLYRNDNINNIMSDEYKAIIVSGLDVLGTRDANYKNPPIPIIEAKGFTPEEIHNMLENRYS
- a CDS encoding methionine ABC transporter ATP-binding protein — protein: MIEIKNLSKKFTTGNNEIWAIKDVNLHIEKGEIFGIIGLSGAGKSTLIRCLNRLEEPTNGQIIIDGVDITNLNKSKLRNIRKKIGMIFQHFNLLSQKTVFQNIAFPLELEKQDKQIIKTKVNKLLDFVELTDKKDAYPSELSGGQKQRVAIARALVNNPKILLSDEATSALDPQTTDSILKLLKRIRDEFGLTIVLITHQMEVVKDICDKVAVMENGKIIETNTAIELFRNPKTKTAKSFINSLHSNIEDELIYKENFDGKIIRLSFLGESAKKPIVSKMIKQFDIEANILSGNINNLVSTSVGHLILELSGNDNEIQKAINFLNEQNVNVEVI
- a CDS encoding methionine ABC transporter permease produces the protein MAKLIIPSLLETLYMVFFSTIFSLALGFPLGILLVITEKDGIWEKPAFYKILDGIINVLRSFPFLILMILLFPLSRIIVGKTIGTTATIVPLSIAAAPFVARVIESSLKEVDKGVIELSLSMGATVPQIIFKVLIPEAMPSLILGITLTIINIIGYSAMAGAIGGGGLGDLAIRYGLYGFKTDIMITSVVVIILLVQGIQFLGNRLATMINKK
- a CDS encoding MetQ/NlpA family ABC transporter substrate-binding protein encodes the protein MKKFISIIGILILSLSLLTACNRKNVDENLIRIGVSPKPHREIIELVKEDLEKEGIKIEIIEFTDYIKPNLALAEGELDANFFQHEPYMKEFREEKNIDIISIGGVHIEPMGLYSSKYDSIDELKDGSEIAIPNDPTNGGRALLLLEKHGLIKLKNNDSILVTENDIEENPKNLKITPLEAASLPRILKDVDGAVINGNYALEAGLIPTRDALIIEDKDSPYANIIAIRKGEENQERFIKLMEALRSDKVRAFIEKEYEGGVIPAF
- a CDS encoding HD domain-containing protein, with the protein product MNNDRLLKDIEFIVELDKMKTILRQTTLIDKSKRENDAEHSWHISVMAMILSEYANEEIDVCKVIKMLLIHDLVEIYAGDTFCYDVEGNKDKKERETKAAYKIFGMLDEDKGRELRKLWEEFEEMKTNEALFAASMDRLQPFLNNYFSDGGTWKKFNVSKKDIYKRIAPLKESSNILWNFTKNMIEDAYDRGYILRE
- a CDS encoding CDIF630_02480 family spore surface protein — translated: MDNKNCKQKPIIKTNIGYQMYREPKNLNTTTDAFYNVEKRKPNTNVAIPTLDAIIEAKEWVDDINRK